The following are from one region of the Cervus canadensis isolate Bull #8, Minnesota chromosome 21, ASM1932006v1, whole genome shotgun sequence genome:
- the PNPLA5 gene encoding patatin-like phospholipase domain-containing protein 5 isoform X3, producing the protein MSCFEKEGSWSLSFAGAGFLGLYHVGVVHCLRQRAPRLLRGASRFYGSSSGALVAVSVVSGLSVDLCCSRLMAVVKQVEQLSLGVFHPAFTPIETIRQDLQDWMPADVHILASQRLGISLTHCPNGENVIVTDFATRDEVIERYIDGALSNNLPFADSPSAITVSPFHGTVDICPQSCSASIHELNAFNASFQISTENFFLGITSLIPCSPEVMADSCRQGYLDALRFLERRGLTKEPVLWSLVSKEPPAPADGAPGAAHDGGQEAGLSLNWAVPNVLVKDVPDFEQLSPELEAALKKACMRDPGAWASFCRSGPGQALTYLLLPCTLPFEYVYFRSRRLVAWLPDVPADLWWMQGLLRSLALEVYSRTKDQLLRLVGLLVASPLQPKADPPKDLAKEPRPTHQA; encoded by the exons ATGAGCTGCTTCGAGAAGGAGGGCAGCTGGAGCCTGTCCTTCGCGGGCGCAGGTTTCCTGGGCCTCTACCACGTGGGGGTGGTCCACTGCCTGAGGCAGCGCGCCCCGCGCCTCCTCCGCGGCGCCAGCCGCTTCTATGGCTCCTCCTCTGGGGCGCTCGTAGCCGTCAGCGTCGTCAGCGGCTTGTCTGTCG ACTTGTGCTGCTCCCGCCTTATGGCCGTGGTCAAGCAAGTGGAGCAGCTGAGCCTAGGCGTCTTCCACCCTGCCTTCACGCCCATCGAGACCATCAGGCAGGACCTGCAAGACTGGATGCCCGCCGACGTTCACATCCTGGCCTCCCAGCGGCTGGGCATCTCACTGACCCACTGTCCCAACGGCGAGAACGTCATTGTCACCGACTTCGCCACCCGCGATGAGGTCATCGAG CGCTACATTGACGGTGCTCTAAGCAACAACCTGCCCTTCGCGGACTCGCCCTCCGCCATCACCGTGTCGCCCTTCCACGGGACGGTGGACATCTGTCCCCAGAGCTGCTCGGCTAGCATACACGAGCTGAATGCCTTCAACGCCAGCTTCCAGATCTCCACCGAGAACTTCTTCCTGGGCATCACCTCCCTCATCCCCTGCAGCCCCGAG GTAATGGCCGACAGCTGCAGACAAGGCTACTTGGATGCCCTGAGGTTCCTGGAGAGACGCG gACTCACCAAGGAGCCAGTACTGTGGAGCTTGGTGTCTAaggagcccccagccccagctgatGGGGCCCCAGGCGCTGCCCACGACGGAGGCCAGGAGGCGGGCCTGTCGCTCAACTGGGCGGTGCCCAACGTGCTGGTCAAGGACGTGCCCGACTTTGAGCAGCTCTCCCCGGAGCTGGAGGCTG CACTGAAGAAAGCCTGCATGCGGGACCCCGGTGCCTGGGCCTCTTTCTGCCGCTCGGGGCCCGGGCAGGCGCTGACGTACCTGCTGCTGCCTTGCACGCTGCCCTTTGAGTACGTCTATTTCCGGAGCAGAAG GTTGGTGGCGTGGCTGCCGGATGTGCCGGCCGACTTGTGGTGGATGCAAGGCTTGCTGAGGAGCTTGGCCCTCGAGGTCTATTCCAGGACGAAGGACCAGCTCCTTAGGTTGGTCGG CCTGCTTGTCGCCAGCCCCCTCCAGCCTAAAGCCGATCCTCCCAAGGACCTGGCCAAGGAGCCCAGACCCACCCATCAGGCCTGA
- the PNPLA5 gene encoding patatin-like phospholipase domain-containing protein 5 isoform X1, giving the protein MSCFEKEGSWSLSFAGAGFLGLYHVGVVHCLRQRAPRLLRGASRFYGSSSGALVAVSVVSGLSVDLCCSRLMAVVKQVEQLSLGVFHPAFTPIETIRQDLQDWMPADVHILASQRLGISLTHCPNGENVIVTDFATRDEVIEALVCSVYFPFYCGTIPPTFRGKRYIDGALSNNLPFADSPSAITVSPFHGTVDICPQSCSASIHELNAFNASFQISTENFFLGITSLIPCSPEVMADSCRQGYLDALRFLERRGLTKEPVLWSLVSKEPPAPADGAPGAAHDGGQEAGLSLNWAVPNVLVKDVPDFEQLSPELEAALKKACMRDPGAWASFCRSGPGQALTYLLLPCTLPFEYVYFRSRRLVAWLPDVPADLWWMQGLLRSLALEVYSRTKDQLLRLVGLLVASPLQPKADPPKDLAKEPRPTHQA; this is encoded by the exons ATGAGCTGCTTCGAGAAGGAGGGCAGCTGGAGCCTGTCCTTCGCGGGCGCAGGTTTCCTGGGCCTCTACCACGTGGGGGTGGTCCACTGCCTGAGGCAGCGCGCCCCGCGCCTCCTCCGCGGCGCCAGCCGCTTCTATGGCTCCTCCTCTGGGGCGCTCGTAGCCGTCAGCGTCGTCAGCGGCTTGTCTGTCG ACTTGTGCTGCTCCCGCCTTATGGCCGTGGTCAAGCAAGTGGAGCAGCTGAGCCTAGGCGTCTTCCACCCTGCCTTCACGCCCATCGAGACCATCAGGCAGGACCTGCAAGACTGGATGCCCGCCGACGTTCACATCCTGGCCTCCCAGCGGCTGGGCATCTCACTGACCCACTGTCCCAACGGCGAGAACGTCATTGTCACCGACTTCGCCACCCGCGATGAGGTCATCGAG GCCTTGGTCTGCTCCGTGTACTTCCCTTTCTACTGTGGGACGATTCCTCCCACGTTCAGAGGGAAG CGCTACATTGACGGTGCTCTAAGCAACAACCTGCCCTTCGCGGACTCGCCCTCCGCCATCACCGTGTCGCCCTTCCACGGGACGGTGGACATCTGTCCCCAGAGCTGCTCGGCTAGCATACACGAGCTGAATGCCTTCAACGCCAGCTTCCAGATCTCCACCGAGAACTTCTTCCTGGGCATCACCTCCCTCATCCCCTGCAGCCCCGAG GTAATGGCCGACAGCTGCAGACAAGGCTACTTGGATGCCCTGAGGTTCCTGGAGAGACGCG gACTCACCAAGGAGCCAGTACTGTGGAGCTTGGTGTCTAaggagcccccagccccagctgatGGGGCCCCAGGCGCTGCCCACGACGGAGGCCAGGAGGCGGGCCTGTCGCTCAACTGGGCGGTGCCCAACGTGCTGGTCAAGGACGTGCCCGACTTTGAGCAGCTCTCCCCGGAGCTGGAGGCTG CACTGAAGAAAGCCTGCATGCGGGACCCCGGTGCCTGGGCCTCTTTCTGCCGCTCGGGGCCCGGGCAGGCGCTGACGTACCTGCTGCTGCCTTGCACGCTGCCCTTTGAGTACGTCTATTTCCGGAGCAGAAG GTTGGTGGCGTGGCTGCCGGATGTGCCGGCCGACTTGTGGTGGATGCAAGGCTTGCTGAGGAGCTTGGCCCTCGAGGTCTATTCCAGGACGAAGGACCAGCTCCTTAGGTTGGTCGG CCTGCTTGTCGCCAGCCCCCTCCAGCCTAAAGCCGATCCTCCCAAGGACCTGGCCAAGGAGCCCAGACCCACCCATCAGGCCTGA
- the PNPLA5 gene encoding patatin-like phospholipase domain-containing protein 5 isoform X4, translated as MSCFEKEGSWSLSFAGAGFLGLYHVGVVHCLRQRAPRLLRGASRFYGSSSGALVAVSVVSGLSVDLCCSRLMAVVKQVEQLSLGVFHPAFTPIETIRQDLQDWMPADVHILASQRLGISLTHCPNGENVIVTDFATRDEVIEALVCSVYFPFYCGTIPPTFRGKRYIDGALSNNLPFADSPSAITVSPFHGTVDICPQSCSASIHELNAFNASFQISTENFFLGITSLIPCSPEVMADSCRQGYLDALRFLERRALKKACMRDPGAWASFCRSGPGQALTYLLLPCTLPFEYVYFRSRRLVAWLPDVPADLWWMQGLLRSLALEVYSRTKDQLLRLVGLLVASPLQPKADPPKDLAKEPRPTHQA; from the exons ATGAGCTGCTTCGAGAAGGAGGGCAGCTGGAGCCTGTCCTTCGCGGGCGCAGGTTTCCTGGGCCTCTACCACGTGGGGGTGGTCCACTGCCTGAGGCAGCGCGCCCCGCGCCTCCTCCGCGGCGCCAGCCGCTTCTATGGCTCCTCCTCTGGGGCGCTCGTAGCCGTCAGCGTCGTCAGCGGCTTGTCTGTCG ACTTGTGCTGCTCCCGCCTTATGGCCGTGGTCAAGCAAGTGGAGCAGCTGAGCCTAGGCGTCTTCCACCCTGCCTTCACGCCCATCGAGACCATCAGGCAGGACCTGCAAGACTGGATGCCCGCCGACGTTCACATCCTGGCCTCCCAGCGGCTGGGCATCTCACTGACCCACTGTCCCAACGGCGAGAACGTCATTGTCACCGACTTCGCCACCCGCGATGAGGTCATCGAG GCCTTGGTCTGCTCCGTGTACTTCCCTTTCTACTGTGGGACGATTCCTCCCACGTTCAGAGGGAAG CGCTACATTGACGGTGCTCTAAGCAACAACCTGCCCTTCGCGGACTCGCCCTCCGCCATCACCGTGTCGCCCTTCCACGGGACGGTGGACATCTGTCCCCAGAGCTGCTCGGCTAGCATACACGAGCTGAATGCCTTCAACGCCAGCTTCCAGATCTCCACCGAGAACTTCTTCCTGGGCATCACCTCCCTCATCCCCTGCAGCCCCGAG GTAATGGCCGACAGCTGCAGACAAGGCTACTTGGATGCCCTGAGGTTCCTGGAGAGACGCG CACTGAAGAAAGCCTGCATGCGGGACCCCGGTGCCTGGGCCTCTTTCTGCCGCTCGGGGCCCGGGCAGGCGCTGACGTACCTGCTGCTGCCTTGCACGCTGCCCTTTGAGTACGTCTATTTCCGGAGCAGAAG GTTGGTGGCGTGGCTGCCGGATGTGCCGGCCGACTTGTGGTGGATGCAAGGCTTGCTGAGGAGCTTGGCCCTCGAGGTCTATTCCAGGACGAAGGACCAGCTCCTTAGGTTGGTCGG CCTGCTTGTCGCCAGCCCCCTCCAGCCTAAAGCCGATCCTCCCAAGGACCTGGCCAAGGAGCCCAGACCCACCCATCAGGCCTGA
- the PNPLA5 gene encoding patatin-like phospholipase domain-containing protein 5 isoform X2: protein MSCFEKEGSWSLSFAGAGFLGLYHVGVVHCLRQRAPRLLRGASRFYGSSSGALVAVSVVSGLSVDLCCSRLMAVVKQVEQLSLGVFHPAFTPIETIRQDLQDWMPADVHILASQRLGISLTHCPNGENVIVTDFATRDEVIEALVCSVYFPFYCGTIPPTFRGKRYIDGALSNNLPFADSPSAITVSPFHGTVDICPQSCSASIHELNAFNASFQISTENFFLGITSLIPCSPEVMADSCRQGYLDALRFLERRGLTKEPVLWSLVSKEPPAPADGAPGAAHDGGQEAGLSLNWAVPNVLVKDVPDFEQLSPELEAALKKACMRDPGAWASFCRSGPGQALTYLLLPCTLPFEYVYFRSRRLVAWLPDVPADLWWMQGLLRSLALEVYSRTKDQLLSLLVASPLQPKADPPKDLAKEPRPTHQA, encoded by the exons ATGAGCTGCTTCGAGAAGGAGGGCAGCTGGAGCCTGTCCTTCGCGGGCGCAGGTTTCCTGGGCCTCTACCACGTGGGGGTGGTCCACTGCCTGAGGCAGCGCGCCCCGCGCCTCCTCCGCGGCGCCAGCCGCTTCTATGGCTCCTCCTCTGGGGCGCTCGTAGCCGTCAGCGTCGTCAGCGGCTTGTCTGTCG ACTTGTGCTGCTCCCGCCTTATGGCCGTGGTCAAGCAAGTGGAGCAGCTGAGCCTAGGCGTCTTCCACCCTGCCTTCACGCCCATCGAGACCATCAGGCAGGACCTGCAAGACTGGATGCCCGCCGACGTTCACATCCTGGCCTCCCAGCGGCTGGGCATCTCACTGACCCACTGTCCCAACGGCGAGAACGTCATTGTCACCGACTTCGCCACCCGCGATGAGGTCATCGAG GCCTTGGTCTGCTCCGTGTACTTCCCTTTCTACTGTGGGACGATTCCTCCCACGTTCAGAGGGAAG CGCTACATTGACGGTGCTCTAAGCAACAACCTGCCCTTCGCGGACTCGCCCTCCGCCATCACCGTGTCGCCCTTCCACGGGACGGTGGACATCTGTCCCCAGAGCTGCTCGGCTAGCATACACGAGCTGAATGCCTTCAACGCCAGCTTCCAGATCTCCACCGAGAACTTCTTCCTGGGCATCACCTCCCTCATCCCCTGCAGCCCCGAG GTAATGGCCGACAGCTGCAGACAAGGCTACTTGGATGCCCTGAGGTTCCTGGAGAGACGCG gACTCACCAAGGAGCCAGTACTGTGGAGCTTGGTGTCTAaggagcccccagccccagctgatGGGGCCCCAGGCGCTGCCCACGACGGAGGCCAGGAGGCGGGCCTGTCGCTCAACTGGGCGGTGCCCAACGTGCTGGTCAAGGACGTGCCCGACTTTGAGCAGCTCTCCCCGGAGCTGGAGGCTG CACTGAAGAAAGCCTGCATGCGGGACCCCGGTGCCTGGGCCTCTTTCTGCCGCTCGGGGCCCGGGCAGGCGCTGACGTACCTGCTGCTGCCTTGCACGCTGCCCTTTGAGTACGTCTATTTCCGGAGCAGAAG GTTGGTGGCGTGGCTGCCGGATGTGCCGGCCGACTTGTGGTGGATGCAAGGCTTGCTGAGGAGCTTGGCCCTCGAGGTCTATTCCAGGACGAAGGACCAGCTCCTTAG CCTGCTTGTCGCCAGCCCCCTCCAGCCTAAAGCCGATCCTCCCAAGGACCTGGCCAAGGAGCCCAGACCCACCCATCAGGCCTGA